A single Cannabis sativa cultivar Pink pepper isolate KNU-18-1 chromosome 7, ASM2916894v1, whole genome shotgun sequence DNA region contains:
- the LOC115697896 gene encoding GDSL esterase/lipase At5g45920 translates to MRPKFYLFGDSITEESFGDGGWGASLANHFSRTVDVVLRGYSGYNTRWALKVIENVFPAANGCGDSTSESPLAVTVFFGANDACLPDRSSAFQHVPLDEYKRNLHSIVLFLKKRWPTTRIILITPPPIDEEGRLRHPYVENLTNEPERTNEAAGAYAKACVSVAGECGISVIDLWTKIHHFPHWKKSCLRDGLHLTPSGNRIVFDEVVRKLMEEGLSLDTLRIDLPLISEIDPNDPLKSFEH, encoded by the exons ATGAGACCAAAGTTTTATCTGTTCGGCGATTCTATCACGGAAGAGTCCTTCGGTGATGGTGGCTGGGGTGCCTCGCTGGCTAACCATTTCTCTCGCACA GTCGATGTGGTACTAAGAGGGTACAGTGGGTACAACACGAGGTGGGCTCTTAAGGTTATTGAGAACGTTTTTCCGGCTGCTAATGGCTGTGGAGATAGTACTAGTGAATCGCCACTAGCAGTGACTGTGTTCTTCGGCGCAAACGACGCATGCCTTCCAGACCGATCCTCTGCTTTTCAACATGTGCCTCTTGACGAGTACAAGCGAAACCTTCACTCCATTGTCTTATTTCTCAAG AAACGATGGCCTACAACTCGTATTATACTCATTACTCCTCCTCCCATTGATGAAGAAGGGCGCTTGAG GCATCCTTATGTGGAAAATTTGACGAACGAGCCTGAAAGGACAAATGAAGCTGCTGGGGCGTATGCCAAGGCATGTGTTTCTGTAGCTGGAGAATGTGGGATTTCAGTGATAGATCTTTGGACCAAAATTCACCATTTTCCTCATTGGAAAAAATCTTGTCTAAG AGATGGTTTGCATCTGACTCCTAGTGGAAACCGGATTGTGTTTGATGAAGTGGTGAGGAAGCTGATGGAGGAAGGCCTGAGCCTAGACACTCTAAGAATCGATCTCCCCCTTATATCTGAAATCGACCCTAATGATCCCCTCAAGTCTTTTGAGCATTAA
- the LOC115696418 gene encoding uncharacterized protein LOC115696418, producing the protein MKIGDQIVAKLDRDEVECEASLWKNSIVCIVLGANPAFRVFEGLIKSVWGNLVVERIPRMNSGFTLVSFSDEETRDLIFETVVIHFDKKLVILRPWTTDIDSARMVKSVPVWVRLNGLNLQHWGKKSLSALVSTIGKPIMVDKVTLSRTMIKYARVLVDIRISDSPPKTIAYINKRKQLAEQLSINGFHQSVGHRKKGNEEQKMKASVSEKVVPSVEKNILVGDIMDNSCCLTEAGSEKGGNEKQVSGSINVETEDTNWITPRRRGSKQAATAGLEAATRN; encoded by the exons ATGAAAATAGGGGATCAAATAGTTGCTAAACTTGATCGGGATGAGGTTGAATGTGAGGCCTCTCTTTGGAAAAACTCGATTGTTTGCATTGTGCTAGGAGCTAACCCTGCGTTCAGGGTTTTTGAAGGGCTTATCAAAAGTGTTTGGGGAAATCTGGTTGTTGAGAGGATTCCTAGAATGAATTCGGGCTTTACTTTAGTGAGTTTCAGCGATGAAGAAACAAGAGACCTTATCTTTGAAACAGTGGTTattcattttgataaaaaactagTGATCCTAAGACCTTGGACAACTGATATTGATTCAGCTAGGATGGTGAAATCAGTCCCAGTTTGGGTGCGATTGAATGGACTTAATTTGCAACATTGGGGGAAAAAGAGCCTTAGTGCTCTTGTGAGTACTATAGGCAAGCCCATAATGGTTGATAAGGTCACATTAAGTAGAACTATGATCAAATATGCTAGAGTTTTAGTGGACATTAGGATTTCTGATAGTCCACCAAAAACAATAGCCTATATTAATAAAAGAAAGCAGTTGGCGGAGCAGTTGAGTATAAATGGCTTCCATCAAAGTGTGGGGCAT AGGAAAAAAGGGAATGAAGAGCAGAAAATGAAGGCCTCGGTTTCAGAGAAGGTTGTCCCTAGTGTTGAGAAAAATATACTAGTTGGTGATATTATGGATAACAGCTGCTGTCTCACCGAAGCAGGTTCTGAGAAAGGAGGAAATGAGAAGCAGGTTAGTGGATCAATAAATGTTGAAACAGAAGATACTAACTGGATTACACCTCGAAGGAGAGGTTCCAAACAGGCTGCTACAGCCGGTTTAGAAGCTGCTACGAGAAATTGA